The following coding sequences lie in one Pseudomonas sp. B33.4 genomic window:
- a CDS encoding O-methyltransferase encodes MTTLTTEPLASLIERLYTQASAATSPMLETVSGEERERLMHSKTEYLKLYEMLKDLWLPVSRDTGKLLYMLARSTKAKAIVEFGTSFGLSTLHLAAALRDNGGGVLIGSEFEPSKIELARHHFVEGGVSDLVEIRQGDALVTLATDLPESVDLLLLDGAKALYGDVLSLVEMHLNPGALVVADNTDYCPEYLAYVRAPQNGYLSVPFAGDIELSMRLD; translated from the coding sequence ATGACCACTCTGACCACTGAACCCTTGGCGAGCCTGATCGAACGCCTCTACACCCAGGCCAGCGCCGCTACCAGCCCGATGCTGGAAACGGTGTCCGGCGAAGAGCGCGAGCGCCTGATGCACAGCAAAACCGAATACCTGAAACTCTATGAAATGCTTAAAGACCTGTGGCTGCCGGTCTCTCGCGACACCGGCAAACTGTTGTACATGCTGGCGCGCAGTACCAAAGCCAAAGCCATCGTCGAGTTCGGCACCTCGTTCGGCCTATCCACCCTGCACCTCGCAGCGGCGCTGCGCGATAACGGTGGTGGTGTGCTGATCGGCAGTGAGTTCGAGCCGTCGAAGATTGAACTGGCGCGGCATCACTTCGTTGAAGGTGGCGTCAGCGATCTGGTGGAGATTCGCCAAGGCGATGCGCTGGTGACGCTGGCGACGGACCTGCCGGAATCGGTCGATCTGCTGCTGCTCGATGGGGCCAAGGCTTTGTATGGCGACGTGCTGAGTCTGGTCGAAATGCACTTGAATCCGGGCGCGCTGGTGGTGGCGGACAACACCGATTATTGCCCGGAGTACCTGGCTTACGTGCGTGCGCCGCAGAACGGATATTTGTCTGTGCCGTTTGCGGGTGATATTGAGCTGTCGATGCGGCTGGATTGA
- a CDS encoding TetR family transcriptional regulator: protein MTNRQTARISSRKQPQQARSNELVAAILQAAIQVLSEHGASRFTTARVAEKAGVSIGSLYQYFPNKAAILFRLQSDEWLHTTQLLQRILQEFEQPPLTRLRTLVQAFIRSECDEAQMRGALNDAAPLYRNAPEAHAVRAAGRQIFATFMEELLPEVGEQIRTAVCDLILTTLSSVGKDFSGSPRTEEEISVCADGLADMFSAYVLALNERRAPLTRASAASSSAE, encoded by the coding sequence ATGACCAACCGCCAGACTGCCCGTATTTCCTCACGCAAACAGCCGCAGCAGGCACGCTCCAACGAGCTGGTGGCGGCGATTCTGCAAGCGGCTATTCAGGTTTTGAGCGAGCATGGGGCCAGCCGTTTCACCACCGCACGGGTGGCAGAAAAGGCCGGTGTGAGCATCGGCTCGCTGTATCAGTACTTCCCCAACAAGGCCGCAATCCTGTTCCGCTTGCAGAGCGATGAATGGCTGCACACCACGCAGCTGTTGCAGCGGATTCTGCAAGAATTCGAGCAGCCGCCACTCACTCGCCTGCGCACTCTGGTGCAGGCGTTCATTCGTTCAGAGTGCGACGAAGCGCAGATGCGCGGCGCACTGAACGACGCCGCCCCGCTCTACCGCAACGCGCCCGAGGCCCACGCAGTGCGCGCGGCCGGGCGGCAGATTTTCGCGACATTCATGGAAGAATTGCTGCCCGAGGTCGGTGAGCAGATCCGTACCGCAGTGTGCGATCTGATCCTGACCACGCTCAGTTCGGTCGGAAAGGATTTTTCCGGCAGCCCGCGTACCGAGGAGGAAATCTCGGTATGCGCCGACGGGCTGGCGGATATGTTCAGTGCTTATGTGCTGGCGCTGAATGAGCGGCGGGCACCTCTCACGCGCGCTTCGGCAGCTTCCAGTTCGGCCGAATGA
- the msrA gene encoding peptide-methionine (S)-S-oxide reductase MsrA, producing MTTQTETAILAGGCFWGMQDLLRRYPGVLQTRVGYSGGDVPNATYRNHGDHAEAIEITFDPAVISYRQILEFFFQIHDPSTPNRQGNDLGRSYRSAIYYFSEAQRDIAEDTAADVDASELWPGRVVTEIEPARPFWEAEPEHQDYLERIPNGYTCHFIRPNWKLPKRA from the coding sequence ATGACCACTCAAACCGAAACCGCCATCCTCGCCGGCGGCTGCTTCTGGGGCATGCAGGATTTGCTGCGGCGCTATCCCGGCGTGTTGCAGACCCGCGTCGGTTACTCCGGCGGTGATGTGCCGAACGCCACGTATCGCAACCATGGCGACCACGCTGAAGCCATCGAGATCACCTTCGATCCTGCGGTGATCAGCTACCGACAGATCCTTGAATTCTTTTTCCAGATCCACGACCCGAGCACGCCTAACCGCCAGGGCAACGACCTCGGTCGCAGCTATCGCTCGGCGATTTATTACTTCAGCGAAGCGCAACGCGATATCGCCGAGGACACGGCTGCCGATGTCGATGCTTCAGAACTGTGGCCGGGTCGCGTGGTAACCGAAATCGAACCGGCGAGGCCGTTTTGGGAAGCGGAACCGGAGCATCAGGATTACCTTGAGCGTATTCCGAATGGCTACACCTGCCATTTCATTCGGCCGAACTGGAAGCTGCCGAAGCGCGCGTGA
- a CDS encoding MFS transporter produces MTPSMTLSAAPKRLPIGALLALAMTGFICIVTETLPAGLLPLISDGLAISPSMAGQMVTAYALGSVLAVIPMTIATRGWRRRNVLLLTIVGFLLFNSITALSSHYGVTLVARFFAGVAAGLAWSLLAGYARRMVEPDQQGKALALAMVGTPIALSLGVPLGTWLGGLVGWRTTFGLMSALTLILIIWVLVKVPDYPPQPAHQRLSLRRVLTTPGVRPVLAVVISWMLAHNILYTYIAPFVAPAGLADRVDLVLLVFGIAALAGIWLTAKLVEPLLRKTVLVSLATFALVCVVFGFFGRVPQVVYLGVAVWGLSFGGAATLLQTALADAAGDGADVALSLNVVAWNSAIAGSGVVGGVLLDRWGVASFPWAMVVLVSLGFVIAFGARVHGFRSGPRVAGAAAVVGH; encoded by the coding sequence GTGACACCTTCAATGACTCTATCGGCAGCGCCCAAGCGCCTGCCCATCGGCGCCTTGCTGGCGCTGGCCATGACCGGTTTTATCTGCATCGTCACCGAAACCCTGCCCGCCGGGCTGTTGCCGCTGATCAGCGATGGCCTGGCGATTTCGCCGTCCATGGCCGGGCAAATGGTCACCGCGTACGCGCTGGGCTCGGTGCTGGCGGTGATCCCGATGACCATCGCCACGCGGGGTTGGCGTCGGCGCAATGTGTTGTTGCTGACGATTGTTGGTTTTCTGTTGTTCAACTCGATTACGGCGTTGTCGTCGCATTATGGCGTGACGCTGGTGGCGCGGTTTTTCGCCGGGGTTGCGGCAGGTCTGGCGTGGAGTCTGTTGGCCGGCTACGCGCGACGCATGGTCGAGCCGGATCAGCAGGGCAAGGCGTTGGCGTTGGCCATGGTCGGCACGCCGATTGCCTTGTCTTTGGGCGTGCCGCTCGGCACATGGCTGGGAGGGCTGGTCGGTTGGCGCACGACGTTCGGGCTGATGTCGGCCCTGACCTTGATACTGATCATCTGGGTGTTGGTGAAGGTGCCGGATTATCCGCCGCAACCTGCGCATCAACGTCTGTCGCTGCGTCGCGTGTTGACCACGCCGGGCGTCCGACCGGTGCTGGCAGTGGTGATCAGCTGGATGCTCGCGCACAACATTCTCTACACCTACATCGCGCCGTTCGTAGCGCCGGCAGGGTTGGCCGATCGTGTGGATCTGGTCTTGCTGGTGTTCGGCATCGCCGCGCTGGCGGGGATCTGGCTGACGGCGAAACTGGTTGAGCCGCTGTTGCGCAAGACCGTGCTGGTGAGCCTGGCGACGTTTGCACTGGTTTGCGTGGTGTTTGGCTTTTTCGGGCGTGTGCCGCAGGTGGTCTACCTCGGCGTGGCGGTGTGGGGATTGAGTTTTGGCGGTGCGGCGACTTTGTTGCAGACGGCACTGGCAGATGCCGCCGGTGATGGCGCCGATGTCGCGCTGTCGTTGAATGTGGTGGCGTGGAACAGCGCGATTGCCGGTAGCGGGGTGGTCGGCGGGGTGTTGCTCGACCGCTGGGGCGTCGCCTCGTTTCCCTGGGCGATGGTGGTATTGGTGAGCCTTGGGTTTGTAATCGCCTTCGGCGCGCGGGTGCACGGGTTCCGGTCTGGGCCGCGTGTTGCTGGAGCGGCGGCGGTTGTCGGGCACTAA
- a CDS encoding TetR/AcrR family transcriptional regulator has product MARTGRPRAFDRDDAVDQAMQLFWQHGYDSTSLSLLKAELGGGISAPSFYAAFGSKEALFDECVQRYLTTFAQVTECLWDESLPPRQAIETALRQSARMQCDDGHPKGCMVTLGVMSAPSPENAHVAQALTHSRARTRAGIVACVERGVSEGLLADDTNAAAMATVFDSFLQGISILARDDTPIESIDAAITQVMRTWDVAAVSQPSLDLQ; this is encoded by the coding sequence ATGGCCAGAACCGGTCGCCCCCGCGCTTTCGATCGCGACGACGCCGTTGACCAGGCGATGCAATTGTTCTGGCAACACGGCTATGACTCGACATCCCTTTCACTGTTGAAGGCTGAACTGGGCGGCGGCATTTCCGCACCGAGCTTCTACGCCGCGTTCGGCTCCAAAGAAGCCCTGTTCGACGAATGTGTGCAGCGCTACCTGACGACCTTCGCCCAAGTCACCGAATGCCTGTGGGACGAAAGCCTGCCACCACGCCAAGCCATCGAAACCGCACTGCGCCAGTCAGCACGCATGCAATGCGACGACGGGCATCCGAAAGGCTGCATGGTCACCCTCGGCGTCATGAGCGCCCCGAGTCCGGAAAACGCCCACGTCGCTCAAGCCCTCACCCACTCACGCGCCCGAACCCGCGCGGGGATTGTTGCGTGCGTCGAACGTGGTGTGAGTGAAGGACTGCTAGCGGACGACACGAATGCAGCCGCCATGGCCACGGTGTTCGACAGTTTCCTGCAGGGGATTTCCATCCTTGCTCGGGATGACACGCCGATTGAAAGCATTGATGCGGCGATTACGCAGGTGATGCGGACGTGGGATGTAGCGGCGGTGAGTCAGCCTTCATTGGATTTGCAGTGA
- a CDS encoding fimbrial protein: MKIGLRMLGGLGASALMLMAAPAMAACTWNGSDWTPKQLTLNGGAVFAPRDIPVGSTLNTTGAIRDLPFGDRLVCGLTASYSTALVGPVVNNIPVDNIVVPANSLLQTNVPGIGLAMYMTGFAGQWQMPAGNPARFIPFTLNLNISYALSGMPSAMVRYALIKTGDIPPGSHSINQLVATGTSDRGHIFDLNFTATVTVAGCSMPAAPGNQINVPMGTWEKRVFNGKNSTTQAQPFAITLNACIAGNNYPSNTNGYFNGNFANIQIDADKTSTILDAANGVLSLSSDSTAQGVAIQVLQDNGTPMNLGQPVRLNRIVNGVTSVPLRARYIQTGDGPTPQPGTANGHASFTVTYR; this comes from the coding sequence ATGAAGATCGGATTACGGATGCTGGGCGGGCTTGGCGCGTCGGCGTTGATGCTGATGGCGGCGCCAGCGATGGCGGCGTGCACCTGGAACGGCAGTGACTGGACGCCCAAACAACTGACGCTCAATGGCGGCGCGGTGTTTGCGCCGCGCGACATTCCGGTCGGCAGTACCCTGAATACGACCGGCGCCATCCGCGATCTGCCTTTCGGTGACCGCCTGGTGTGTGGTCTGACCGCAAGCTACAGCACCGCTCTGGTCGGGCCTGTCGTCAACAATATTCCGGTCGACAACATCGTTGTCCCGGCCAATTCGCTGCTGCAGACCAACGTCCCGGGGATTGGCCTGGCGATGTACATGACCGGATTTGCCGGTCAGTGGCAAATGCCTGCGGGCAATCCGGCGCGGTTTATCCCCTTCACGCTGAACCTCAATATCTCCTACGCCCTCAGTGGCATGCCCTCTGCCATGGTGCGTTACGCGCTGATCAAGACCGGCGACATACCACCCGGCAGCCACAGCATCAACCAACTGGTCGCGACGGGGACTTCCGATCGTGGACATATTTTCGATCTAAATTTCACCGCCACCGTGACCGTGGCCGGTTGTTCGATGCCGGCCGCACCGGGCAATCAGATCAACGTGCCGATGGGCACCTGGGAAAAACGCGTATTCAACGGCAAAAACTCCACCACACAGGCCCAGCCGTTCGCCATCACCCTCAACGCCTGCATCGCCGGCAACAACTACCCGTCGAACACCAACGGCTACTTCAATGGCAACTTCGCCAACATTCAGATCGATGCCGACAAGACCTCAACCATCCTCGACGCGGCCAACGGTGTCCTGAGCCTGTCGAGCGATTCGACGGCGCAAGGCGTGGCCATTCAGGTGTTGCAGGACAACGGCACGCCGATGAATCTGGGCCAGCCCGTGCGCCTCAATCGGATCGTCAACGGCGTAACTTCAGTGCCGCTCCGAGCCCGTTATATCCAGACCGGCGATGGGCCGACGCCGCAACCGGGCACCGCCAATGGCCATGCGAGTTTCACCGTGACTTACCGCTGA
- a CDS encoding fimbrial protein: MKNFALKGLSLALVLAAASQAAMAADGEINFVGSVTDNTCPVVVSDLNGSAGAGDVGLGSVPATSLATAGAVAGGGAFTLTIDTTAPGCNVTGKKAVVKFLSLSGNAGSSGQWIGLLPEAGVATNVAVQIKDASGKDVQLGLESSPYLDLTQPLRFTANYVATGAATSGPANAKAAFTVDYQ; this comes from the coding sequence ATGAAAAATTTTGCGCTCAAAGGTTTGTCCCTGGCCCTGGTTCTGGCAGCCGCTTCGCAAGCTGCAATGGCCGCCGACGGTGAAATCAACTTTGTCGGCAGCGTGACCGACAACACCTGCCCGGTAGTGGTTTCCGACCTCAACGGTTCGGCCGGTGCCGGCGACGTTGGCCTCGGCAGTGTGCCGGCGACCTCCCTGGCCACAGCCGGCGCAGTGGCGGGTGGCGGCGCGTTCACCCTGACCATCGACACCACCGCACCGGGCTGCAACGTCACCGGCAAGAAAGCCGTGGTCAAGTTCCTTTCGCTGAGCGGCAACGCCGGTTCCAGCGGCCAGTGGATCGGCCTGCTGCCGGAAGCCGGCGTGGCCACCAACGTCGCCGTGCAGATCAAAGATGCGTCCGGCAAAGACGTGCAACTGGGCCTGGAATCCTCGCCATATCTGGACCTGACCCAGCCGCTGCGCTTCACCGCTAACTACGTCGCCACCGGCGCAGCCACTTCCGGTCCGGCCAACGCCAAAGCCGCGTTTACCGTCGACTACCAATAA
- a CDS encoding molecular chaperone, with amino-acid sequence MNPAKTSFKTASVLAVLLSATLLSSFSQAGVMLGGTRIVYDGNKRDASITVSNTTAEPYAVQAWINTEADDNTTATPFVATPPLFRLDPRKEQMVRIQKVPGDLPQDRESVFYFNAQEIPLAGKADANTLKIAMRTRIKVFYRPPTLKGSAMDAPPQLRWSLQQEQGKPVLVVNNPTAFHVSFIGVKVEAGAQVVEVNEPKMVAPMSSQRYALPGFSGRSGAVVFSAINDYGGYSEPKKVELSSAP; translated from the coding sequence ATGAACCCAGCAAAAACCTCCTTCAAAACCGCATCGGTATTGGCCGTGTTGTTGAGCGCAACGTTGCTCAGCAGTTTCAGCCAGGCCGGTGTGATGCTCGGCGGCACGCGTATCGTGTACGACGGCAACAAACGCGATGCCTCGATCACCGTCAGCAACACCACGGCCGAACCCTACGCGGTGCAAGCCTGGATCAACACCGAGGCCGACGACAACACCACCGCGACCCCGTTCGTGGCCACCCCGCCGCTGTTTCGTCTCGATCCGCGCAAAGAGCAAATGGTGCGCATCCAGAAAGTCCCCGGCGATCTGCCGCAAGACCGCGAATCGGTCTTCTACTTCAACGCCCAGGAAATTCCGCTGGCCGGCAAGGCCGACGCCAACACCCTGAAAATCGCCATGCGCACGCGGATCAAAGTCTTCTATCGCCCGCCCACCCTCAAGGGCAGCGCGATGGATGCGCCGCCACAACTGCGCTGGAGCCTGCAACAGGAACAAGGCAAACCGGTGCTGGTGGTCAACAACCCGACAGCGTTTCACGTGTCCTTTATCGGCGTGAAAGTCGAGGCCGGTGCGCAAGTCGTTGAAGTCAATGAACCGAAAATGGTCGCGCCGATGAGCAGCCAGCGTTACGCACTGCCAGGTTTCAGCGGCCGCAGCGGCGCGGTGGTGTTCTCCGCGATCAACGACTACGGCGGTTACAGCGAGCCGAAAAAAGTCGAGCTGAGCAGCGCCCCGTAA